One genomic window of Campylobacter sp. MIT 99-7217 includes the following:
- a CDS encoding D-sedoheptulose 7-phosphate isomerase produces MEALNTYIKEHFSKSISVKEQILKDESLIKLIKEVALKGVELYKKGGKILLAGNGGSAADAQHIAGELVSRFYFDRDGLASIALTTDTSILTAIGNDYGYERLFSRQLEANGVLGDMFIGISTSGNSKNILEALKSCKEKGILSVGLTGMSGGAMQGLCDYCIKVPSNETPRIQEAHILIGHIICAIIEESLFGKGF; encoded by the coding sequence ATGGAAGCTTTAAACACCTATATCAAAGAGCATTTCTCAAAATCAATCAGCGTCAAAGAACAAATTTTAAAAGATGAAAGCCTTATAAAACTCATCAAAGAAGTAGCCTTAAAAGGCGTTGAGCTGTATAAAAAAGGAGGCAAGATCTTGCTTGCTGGAAACGGAGGAAGTGCAGCTGATGCACAGCACATCGCAGGAGAGCTTGTAAGTAGGTTTTATTTTGATCGAGATGGCTTAGCAAGCATAGCACTTACCACAGATACAAGCATATTAACAGCCATTGGCAATGACTATGGCTATGAAAGGCTTTTTTCAAGACAGCTTGAAGCAAACGGCGTTTTAGGCGACATGTTCATAGGAATTTCTACAAGTGGAAATAGCAAAAACATACTTGAAGCACTCAAAAGCTGCAAAGAAAAAGGCATTTTAAGCGTTGGGCTAACAGGCATGAGCGGAGGAGCTATGCAAGGGCTTTGTGATTATTGTATCAAAGTGCCATCAAATGAAACCCCACGCATACAAGAAGCGCATATTTTAATAGGACATATCATCTGTGCCATCATCGAAGAAAGCCTTTTTGGCAAGGGCTTTTAA
- a CDS encoding nucleotidyltransferase family protein, translating to MEAILLCGGLGTRLKSVVKDLPKPMANINGKPFLQILLEFLQKQGFKQVILAVAYKFELIQDFFANDFKGMKLIYSIEKSPLGTGGGLRQALSYASQKEVFVLNGDSFFDINLKALSLEGQSKIILALKRMKEFDRYGEVRLTEAGFISSFREKEFVNEGLINAGIYLLKKDIFEGFILNDSFSFEDFLQANFKALKAKGLAFEGYFKDIGVPEDYEEFKRDFKG from the coding sequence ATGGAGGCTATTTTACTTTGCGGAGGGCTTGGCACGAGGCTTAAAAGCGTGGTTAAAGACCTGCCAAAGCCTATGGCTAACATAAATGGCAAGCCTTTTTTGCAAATTTTACTTGAGTTTTTACAAAAGCAAGGCTTTAAGCAAGTGATCCTCGCCGTAGCTTATAAATTTGAGCTTATACAGGATTTTTTTGCAAATGATTTCAAGGGCATGAAGCTCATTTACAGCATAGAAAAAAGCCCCTTAGGAACAGGTGGGGGACTAAGACAGGCTTTAAGCTATGCTAGCCAAAAAGAAGTTTTTGTGCTTAATGGGGATAGCTTTTTTGATATCAATTTAAAGGCTTTAAGCTTAGAAGGACAAAGTAAGATTATCCTAGCCTTAAAAAGGATGAAAGAATTTGACAGATACGGCGAAGTAAGGCTTACTGAGGCTGGTTTTATCAGCTCTTTTAGGGAGAAAGAATTTGTAAATGAGGGGCTTATTAATGCTGGGATTTATCTTTTAAAAAAAGATATTTTTGAGGGTTTTATCTTAAATGATAGCTTTTCTTTTGAGGATTTTTTGCAAGCTAATTTTAAGGCTTTAAAGGCAAAAGGCTTAGCCTTTGAGGGCTATTTTAAGGATATTGGAGTGCCTGAGGATTATGAGGAGTTTAAGAGGGATTTTAAAGGCTAA